One part of the Saccharomyces mikatae IFO 1815 strain IFO1815 genome assembly, chromosome: 1 genome encodes these proteins:
- the SAW1 gene encoding DNA-binding protein SAW1 (similar to Saccharomyces cerevisiae SAW1 (YAL027W); ancestral locus Anc_7.70) translates to MAPSIATVKIAKDIVLPLRIFVNRKQLLQTNDKASNKSNPTIFEAPLLSNNSIVCLKSPNTKIYLSQQDKKNLCDEVKEDLLLILYELASPEIISSVLSKIRIGHSIDFQTNVLPKLFAGVNTDDMVTSHIQTVKRLARFKYKLHYKHKWELDIFINNIKSIANLRYYLMFQTLTVNGFSLNAGPKTLLARKIEKQHQVANLLIENEDSIALDAPVEEEKKPVIEYLYKPVINLGEIIDLHVLHRPRRHKMRAQSSQPQEEQRNQ, encoded by the coding sequence ATGGCTCCAAGTATAGCGACAGTAAAAATAGCAAAGGATATAGTTCTGCCATTACGTATATTCGTCAATAGAAAACAGCTTCTTCAAACTAATGATAAGGCTAGCAATAAATCTAATCCTACTATATTCGAAGCACCATTGTTGTCAAACAACTCCATTGTTTGCTTAAAATCACCGAATACTAAAATATATTTATCGCAACAAGATAAGAAGAACCTGTGTGATGAGGTAAAGGAGGATCTGTTATTGATCCTTTATGAACTAGCATCTCCCGAAATTATCAGCTCTGTACTCAGCAAAATAAGAATTGGGCATTCAATTGATTTCCAAACTAATGTTTTGCCCAAACTCTTTGCAGGTGTTAATACAGATGATATGGTAACTTCACATATACAGACCGTAAAAAGGCTGGCTAGATTCAAATACAAATTGCACTACAAACATAAGTGGGAATTAGACATatttattaataatatcaaaagtaTTGCTAACCTAAGGTATTACTTAATGTTTCAAACTTTAACGGTGAATGGTTTCTCATTAAATGCAGGTCCCAAAACGTTGTTAGCAaggaaaatagaaaaacaaCACCAGGTGGCTAACTTGTTAATAGAAAATGAGGACTCTATTGCTCTGGATGCACCAGtggaagaggaaaaaaaaccgGTAATTGAATACTTGTACAAACCTGTTATTAATTTAGGTGAAATTATCGATTTACATGTGTTGCACAGACCTAGAAGACATAAGATGCGTGCCCAGTCGAGCCAACCCCAAGAGgaacaaagaaatcaataa
- the MYO4 gene encoding myosin 4 (similar to Saccharomyces cerevisiae MYO4 (YAL029C) and MYO2 (YOR326W); ancestral locus Anc_7.68) — protein sequence MSFEVGTKCWYPHKEQGWIGGEVTKNMFSEGTYHLELKLEDGETVSIETDNLESDSSNPSLPVLRNPPILESTDDLTTLSYLNEPAVLHAIKKRYLDSQIYTYSGIVLIAANPFDKVDHLYSREMIQSYSNKRKDELEPHLFAIAEEAYRFMLREKTNQTIVVSGESGAGKTVSAKYIMRYFASVQENNGCEEDVEMSQIESQILATNPIMEAFGNAKTTRNDNSSRFGKYLQILFDENTTIKGSKIRTYLLEKSRLVYQPEAERNYHIFYQILKGLSESLKQELHLSSAKDYHYTNQGGQANITGVNDAQEYKVTTDALSLVGIDHETQLGIFKILAGLLHIGNIEMKMTRNDASLSSEEPNLLTACELLGIDPFNFAKWIVKKQIITRSEKIVTNLNYNQALIARDSVAKFIYSTLFDWLVDNINKTLYDPELDQQNHTFSFIGILDIYGFEHFEKNSFEQFCINYANEKLQQEFNQHVFKLEQEEYVKEEIEWSFIEFSDNQPCIDLIENKLGILSLLDEESRLPSGSDESWTSKLYSAFDKPPSNQVFSKPRFGQTKFIVSHYAVDVAYEVGGFIEKNRDSVSLGHLDVFKATTNPIFKQILDNRESRTDDASQDQDTEKKMMIPTMQSQKKPTLGSMFKKSLGELMAIINSTNVHYIRCIKPNSEKKPWMFDNLMVLSQLRACGVLETIRISCAGFPSRWTFDEFVQRYFLLRDYDQWSKIIYSPDLPRDTIVNFCQSILDATFSESTKYQIGTTKIFFKAGMLAFLEKERINKMNKICTTIQKKIRARYYRNHYLQTMKSIKKFQNQLRSLLVRTRVDHELKFRAAVLLQSNIRAIWKRQYYKSIVIQIIELQCACKRKLILDNIERQFTLMATISIQSYIRSYRHKTHYRTAKKSTILVQSSMRRQLAKRRYIELKKEAEERLIMANSGISLLEDSIEFKNSFILNLEMLNDSYIRLTKLLQGDLSNIPSKERQEYKTLVNGYNEKISKLKTSQVKIMSMLNERNALKEKKEKQATLIKSHMQSLAAIKSKKPSRLSDEIKSMKQELAFIENVIAQDFATTYSANRNDKTRGLGIAGQKVRSKLVNVIRRESGNPDLLELLMDLNSYTLEITEGYLKKISITEVDDDNVLSPIQVITIITDSLVKNGLLIQSSKFVSKALLTIETIVMSLPRDQTMIGGIFWLSNLSRFPSFAVQQKLLYDGNAKDDKDKLTLVYLNDLESETIKVFDKIYSIWLVKLMKYTSMNIEISDMILNDRLLKNSGNERFVKLFSFLDEFDKVMCKFQVSNSMRTKVYNDILKFLNVMLFNDLITKCFTLNWKYGFEVDKNIGQLMTWFEPRIENARSNFVHMIQSVKILQTKMTNLNEFKLLFDLWYALNPAQIQTILMKYKPTNKDEAGVPNEILTYMANLVKRENSVLPRKMEIMLSTKFDSARSHLYHDTDAMPRSFNAEGLDIVNKILELS from the coding sequence ATGTCTTTTGAAGTAGGTACTAAGTGTTGGTATCCTCATAAAGAGCAAGGTTGGATAGGCGGCGAAGTAACCAAGAATATGTTCTCTGAAGGAACGTACCATTTAGAGTTAAAGTTGGAGGACGGAGAGACTGTGTCCATTGAAACAGACAACTTGGAAAGCGACAGCAGTAATCCTTCATTACCTGTACTTCGAAACCCACCTATTTTAGAGTCCACTGATGACTTGACTACTCTATCATACCTGAACGAGCCTGCGGTGCTGCATGctataaaaaagagatacTTGGATTCACAAATTTATACTTATTCTGGTATTGTCCTTATTGCAGCAAATCCTTTTGATAAAGTTGATCATTTATACTCTCGTGAAATGATACAGAGTTACTCTAACAAACGTAAGGATGAGCTGGAACCGCACCTGTTTGCTATTGCAGAGGAGGCTTACAGGTTTATGCTTCGTGAAAAGACTAACCAAACGATTGTTGTTAGTGGTGAATCTGGTGCCGGTAAGACCGTATCTGCGAAATACATTATGAGGTACTTTGCTTcagttcaagaaaacaatggGTGTGAAGAAGACGTGGAAATGTCCCAAATTGAAAGTCAGATCTTAGCTACTAATCCGATTATGGAAGCCTTTGGTAATGCCAAAACTACCAGAAATGATAATTCTTCTCGTTTTGGTAAATATTTGCAAATTTTATTCGATGAGAATACTACCATAAAAGGGTCCAAAATTAGAACATATCTTCTGGAAAAATCCAGATTAGTTTACCAGCCAGAGGCAGAAAGAAACTATCATATTTTCTACCAGATTTTAAAAGGGTTATCAGAATCGCTTAAACAAGAATTGCATCTGTCATCTGCCAAGGACTACCATTATACCAACCAGGGTGGACAAGCGAATATAACTGGTGTAAATGATGCTCAAGAATACAAGGTAACTACGGATGCTTTGTCGTTGGTAGGTATAGATCACGAGACTCAACTCggaattttcaaaattcttgCTGGTTTGCTGCATATTGGTAAcattgaaatgaaaatgaccAGAAACGAtgcatcattatcatcagAAGAACCTAACCTGCTGACTGCATGTGAACTACTGGGTATTGACCCCTTCAATTTTGCAAAATGGATTGTCAAGAAACAAATCATTACGAGgtctgaaaaaattgtcacAAATTTGAATTATAACCAAGCACTAATTGCCAGAGACTCTGTGGCTAAGTTTATCTATTCTACGCTTTTTGACTGGTTGGTGGacaatatcaataaaaCATTGTATGATCCTGAACTGGACCAACAAAACCATACATTTTCCTTCATTGGTATCCTGGATATATATGGATTTGagcattttgaaaaaaattcgtttgaacaattttgtATAAACTATGCCAACGAAAAACTGCAACAGGAGTTTAACCAACACGTTTTCAAATTGGAGCAAGAAGAATACGTTAAGGAAGAAATTGAGTGGTCTTTCATTGAGTTCAGCGATAATCAACCCTGCATAGACTTAATTGAAAACAAACTTGGCATACTCTCTCTTttggatgaagaaagtaGGCTACCATCAGGTTCAGACGAATCATGGACTTCGAAACTATATTCTGCCTTCGATAAACCGCCCTCGAATCAGGTTTTTTCCAAACCAAGATTTGGACAAACGAAATTTATTGTGAGTCATTATGCTGTCGATGTGGCATATGAAGTGGGAGGTTTCATTGAGAAAAACAGGGACAGTGTTTCCCTAGGGCATTTGGATGTTTTCAAGGCAACAACTAATCCAATTTTCAAACAAATTTTGGACAACAGAGAATCTAGAACTGATGACGCTTCTCAAGATCAAgatactgaaaaaaagatgatgattcCAACAATGCAAAGTCAAAAGAAGCCAACTCTAGGATCTATGTTTAAAAAGTCCTTGGGAGAATTGATGGCTATCATAAATTCCACGAATGTTCATTATATTCGTTGCATAAAACCaaattctgaaaaaaagccCTGGATGTTTGATAATTTGATGGTACTATCGCAACTAAGAGCGTGTGGCGTGCTGGAAACAATTAGGATATCATGTGCAGGCTTTCCATCAAGATGGACTTTCGACGAATTCGTCCAACGATATTTCCTCTTGAGAGACTACGACCAATGGAGTAAGATTATTTATAGCCCAGACCTCCCAAGAGATACAATCGTAAACTTCTGTCAATCTATTTTAGATGCTACCTTCTCAGAATCTACCAAATACCAAATTGGTACTACcaagattttcttcaaagcaGGAATGCTTGCATtcttggaaaaagaaaggattaataaaatgaataaaatatGCACCACAATACAGAAAAAGATAAGAGCTAGATATTATAGAAACCACTATTTGCAGACAATGAaatctataaaaaaatttcaaaatcaattaaGAAGTTTATTAGTTCGTACAAGAGTTGATCATGAACTAAAGTTCAGAGCTGCCGTATTGCTTCAAAGTAACATTAGAGCAATATGGAAACGTCAATACTACAAATCCATTGTTATACAAATAATAGAACTACAATGTGcttgtaaaagaaaattgattcTCGATAATATTGAGAGGCAATTCACGCTCATGGCAACAATAAGCATCCAAAGCTACATCAGATCATATAGACACAAAACACATTATAGAACAGCAAAAAAGAGCACCATACTTGTACAAAGTTCTATGAGAAGGCAGTTAGCAAAACGAAGGTACatagaattgaagaaagaagctGAAGAACGCCTCATTATGGCTAATTCTGGGATTAGTTTGTTAGAAGATTCTATCGAATTCAAAAACTCGttcattttgaatttagaGATGCTGAACGATTCGTATATTAGATTAACTAAGTTACTGCAGGGTGATTTGTCAAATATTCCCTCCAAGGAAAGACAGGAGTACAAAACGCTAGTAAACGgttataatgaaaagatcTCAAAGTTGAAAACGTCACAGGTTAAAATCATGAGTATGTTGAATGAAAGGAATGCGttaaaggagaaaaaagaaaaacaagctACTTTAATTAAGTCGCATATGCAAAGCTTAGCTGCCatcaaaagtaaaaagcCTTCACGATTAAGCGATGAAATTAAATCAATGAAGCAAGAACTAGCGTTTATTGAAAACGTAATTGCACAAGACTTCGCCACAACATATTCTGCAAATAGGAATGACAAAACGAGAGGTCTAGGAATAGCAGGACAGAAAGTAAGGTCAAAGCTAGTTAATGTGATCCGTAGAGAATCTGGAAATCCTGATCTACTAGAATTACTAATGGATTTAAATAGTTACACATTGGAAATCACAGAAGGttacttgaagaaaataagcATTACTGAAGtggatgatgataatgttCTCAGCCCTATACAGGTCATTACTATAATCACAGATAGCCTAGTAAAAAATGGATTGTTGATTCAAAGTAGCAAGTTCGTTTCAAAAGCCTTATTAACGATAGAAACCATTGTTATGAGTCTACCAAGGGATCAAACAATGATAGGCGGTATCTTTTGGCTAAGCAATCTTTCTAGATTTCCCTCATTTGCCGTACAACAGAAATTATTATATGATGGGAATGCCAAAGACGATAAAGATAAGCTGACGCTGGTATATTTGAATGATTTGGAGAGCGAAACCattaaagtttttgataagATTTATTCCATTTGGTTAGTAAAGTTGATGAAATATACCTCAATGAATATAGAGATCAGTGATATGATTTTAAACGATAGACTGCTCAAAAATTCAGGTAATGAAAGGTTTGTTAAACTATTCTCATTTCTAGATGAGTTTGATAAGGTCATGTGTAAATTTCAAGTCAGCAACTCGATGCGTACAAAAGTTTACAACGATATCCTGAAGTTTCTCAATGTGATGCTATTCAACGATCTAATAACCAAATGTTTCACATTAAATTGGAAGTACGGATTCGAAGtagataaaaatatagGGCAGTTGATGACGTGGTTTGAACCAAGAATCGAAAATGCTCGCTCCAACTTTGTTCATATGATTCAAAGTGTTAAGATATTACAAACGAAAATGACCAATCTGAACGAGTTTAAGCTGCTATTTGATTTATGGTATGCTTTGAATCCCGCGCAAATACAAACTATTCTGATGAAGTATAAGCCTACTAATAAAGACGAAGCAGGTGTACCGAACGAAATCTTAACTTATATGGCTAACTTGgtaaaaagagaaaattcGGTTCTGCCTAGGAAGATGGAGATTATGCTTTCTACCAAATTTGACTCTGCCAGAAGTCATCTGTATCATGATACCGATGCAATGCCTCGTAGCTTCAATGCAGAAGGCTTAGATATTGTTAACAAAATTTTAGAATTAAGCTAG
- the FRT2 gene encoding Frt2p (similar to Saccharomyces cerevisiae FRT2 (YAL028W) and FRT1 (YOR324C); ancestral locus Anc_7.69), with protein MQHDQAKHSSLQIGLSDTGGSNKDGLEVRPLADAKEMLTSKGTDAVFGHKSTVETKPNMGWQASHSNLAALHDKEQKYEMEHHHARHKLHRQIIPDYTSASTAMFSDCMFNTAPDKVRCLSTMKSSGLSPKHPFNVVATFKGPFPQHDIESKPLDSGNSAKDHFPPSFKALQVQQHPAHHHYKNNDKGGLKSPSRSFVKDKKRLVHRFLKSMEPSSSAQSKESSTLAPPFNPILPNSMLKSSKRVSRPHSHVSDGNSSSQADLSLQSLLYHDLESSPNKEVSRFSFSKDSSASVVSESTSAVDDSNELPSKDLSDKSFSMSSSSSLPSSSSSSSSTSFSQSLAVDPLEPPGNIRYSSSNLSLNSDELDYYQHHIGLQLQQTETLLKHNLKDGVLKDENDLAKNITNFDKIVKDLRDLRFRTIEWKELVEEDYLMNLKQDFDKKNPESFESRLTDTIDTNVAKLQDLEQRMAFCKERLASRKEAMRKMESLLSLENSLMISKKNVRFMSKYRNEALDVLFLFIIIIFIYYIGKHVI; from the coding sequence ATGCAGCATGATCAGGCTAAGCATTCCTCTTTACAGATTGGTTTAAGTGACACAGGTGGCAGTAATAAAGATGGTTTAGAAGTCAGACCCCTGGCAGATGCAAAGGAAATGTTGACTTCTAAAGGAACAGATGCTGTATTCGGTCACAAATCTACTGTTGAGACTAAACCAAATATGGGATGGCAAGCTTCCCACAGTAATTTGGCAGCACTACACGACAAGGAACAGAAATATGAAATGGAACACCATCATGCTCGTCATAAACTGCATCGTCAAATTATTCCCGACTATACATCAGCTTCGACTGCTATGTTCAGTGACTGCATGTTTAACACAGCCCCAGATAAAGTACGATGTCTCAGTACGATGAAATCGTCTGGACTCTCGCCAAAACACCCTTTTAACGTAGTTGCGACGTTTAAAGGACCCTTCCCGCAGCATGATATTGAATCGAAGCCTCTCGATAGTGGAAACTCCGCCAAAGACCATTTCCCCCCATCGTTCAAGGCCTTGCAAGTGCAGCAGCACCCAGCCCATCATCATTATAAGAACAACGACAAAGGCGGTCTCAAGTCACCTTCTCGATCGTTTGtaaaagataagaaaagattgGTTCACCGGTTTTTGAAGTCGATGGAACCCTCTTCATCTGCACAGTCCAAAGAGTCTTCTACGTTAGCACCACCTTTCAATCCGATATTGCCCAATAGCATGCTCAAGTCTTCTAAACGGGTTTCTAGACCGCATTCACATGTATCAGATGGTAACTCCAGTTCGCAGGCAGACTTATCGTTACAGAGCCTACTTTATCATGACCTTGAATCGTCTCCAAATAAAGAAGTGTCacgtttttctttctccaaGGATTCAAGTGCGTCTGTAGTTTCCGAATCTACTTCTGCTGTTGATGATTCCAATGAGCTTCCTTCAAAAGATTTATCAGATAAGTCATTTTCgatgtcatcttcatcttcattgccttcttcatcttcgtcttcatccTCAACATCATTTTCACAATCGTTGGCTGTTGACCCGCTTGAACCTCCTGGAAATATCAGATATAGTAGTTCGAATCTTTCGTTGAACTCTGATGAACTAGACTATTATCAGCACCATATTGGATTGCAACTGCAGCAGACAGAAACCTTATTGAAGCACAACTTGAAGGATGGGGTTCTGAAAGATGAGAATGACCTGGCTAAAAACATCACTAACTTCGACAAAATTGTTAAGGATCTCAGAGACTTGAGGTTCAGGACCATAGAGTGGAAAGAGcttgttgaagaagactACctaatgaatttgaaacagGATTTTGACAAGAAAAATCCTGAATCATTCGAGTCACGTTTGACCGATACAATAGATACGAATGTGGCTAAGTTACAAGATCTGGAGCAAAGAATGGCTTTTTGCAAGGAGAGATTGGCCTCCAGAAAGGAAGCAATGAGGAAAATGGAAAGTTTATTGTCTTTGGAAAATTCTTTGATGATTTCTAAGAAGAACGTAAGATTTATGTCTAAATACCGCAACGAGGCACTtgatgttctttttttattcatcattatcatcttcatatACTATATCGGCAAACATGTAATATAG
- the DRS2 gene encoding aminophospholipid-translocating P4-type ATPase DRS2 (similar to Saccharomyces cerevisiae DRS2 (YAL026C); ancestral locus Anc_7.72): MDNDKKPPPQRKPGEDDTLFDIDFLDDATSPSGSHSKTTRSHANTNYVPAVHVFPEETIDLDADDDNIENDMHENPFMSNNDDDQMSWNANRFDSSAYQPQSLRAGKPPGLFTRFGNGIKNAFTFKQKKGPESFEMNHYNAVTNNELDDSYSSSRNKFNIKILFNRYVLRKNVGDTDGNGEPRVIHINDPLINSSFGYSDNHISTTKYNFATFLPKFLFQEFSKYANLFFLCTSAIQQVPHVSPTNRYTTIGTLLVVLIVSAMKECIEDIKRANSDKELNNSTAEIFSEAHDDFVEKRWIDIRVGDIIRVKSEEPIPADTIILSSSEPEGLCYIETANLDGETNLKIKQSRVETAKFIDARTLKNMKGKVVSEQPNSSLYTYEGTMTLNDLQIPLSPEQMILRGATLRNTAWIFGLVIFTGHETKLMRNATATPIKRTAVEKIINRQIIALFTVLIVLILISSIGNVIMSTADAKHLSYLYLEGTNKAGLFFKDFLTFWILFSNLVPISLFVTVELIKYYQAFMIGSDLDLYYEKTDTPTVVRTSSLVEELGQIEYIFSDKTGTLTRNIMEFKSCSIAGHCYIDKIPEDKHATVEDGIEVGYRKFDDLKRKLNDPSDEDSPIINDFLTLLATCHTVIPEFQSDGSIKYQAASPDEGALVQGGADLGYKFIIRKPNSVTVLLEETGEEKEYQLLNICEFNSTRKRMSSIFRFPDGSIKLFCKGADTVILERLDDESNQYVEATMRHLEDYASEGLRTLCLAMRDISEKEYEEWNNIYNEAATTLDNRAEKLDEAANLIEKNLILIGATAIEDKLQDGVPETIHTLQEAGIKIWVLTGDRQETAINIGMSCRLLSEDMNLLIINEETKAATERNLLEKINALNEHQLSAHDMNTLALVIDGKSLSFALEPELEDYLLTVAKLCKAVICCRVSPLQKALVVKMVKRKSSSLLLAIGDGANDVSMIQAAHVGVGISGMEGMQAARSADIAVGQFKFLKKLLLVHGSWSYQRISVAILYSFYKNTALYMTQFWYVFANAFSGQSIMESWTMSFYNLFFTVWPPFVIGVFDQFVSSRLLERYPQLYKLGQKGQFFSVYIFWGWIINGFFHSAIVFIGTILIYRYGFALNMHGELADHWSWGVAVYTTSVIIVLGKAALVTNQWTKFTLIAIPGSFLFWLIFFPIYASIFPHANISREYYGVVKHTYGSGVFWLTLIVLPIFALVRDFLWKYYKRMYEPETYHVIQEMQKYNISDSRPHVQQFQNAIRKVRQVQRMKKQRGFAFSQAEEGGQEKIIRMYDTTQKRGKYGELQDASANPFSDNNGLESNGFESPEPFTENPFADDIQNPNRSNSSRDDFSFDL; encoded by the coding sequence ATGGATAACGACAAAAAACCTCCCCCACAAAGGAAACCTGGGGAGGATGACACGCTTTTCGATATTGATTTCTTAGACGATGCTACTTCTCCCTCTGGATCCCATTCAAAGACTACCAGATCACACGCGAATACGAATTATGTACCAGCGGTTCATGTATTTCCCGAAGAGACCATTGATTTAGATGCTGATGACGATAACATTGAAAACGATATGCATGAAAATCCATTCATGAGtaacaatgatgatgaccAAATGTCTTGGAACGCTAATAGGTTCGACTCAAGTGCATATCAACCACAATCATTAAGGGCAGGCAAACCTCCCGGTCTATTCACTAGGTTTGGCAATGGTATTAAAAATGCCTTTACGTTCAAACAGAAGAAAGGGCCCGAAAGTTTCGAGATGAACCATTACAATGCGGTTACTAACAACGAATTAGATGACAGCTATTCTAGTTCGAGGAATAAGTTCAACATCAAAATCCTTTTCAATCGGTATGTtctaagaaaaaatgttgGTGACACAGATGGGAATGGTGAACCGCGTGTCATTCACATTAATGACCCCCTAATCAATTCCTCATTCGGTTATAGCGACAATCATATATCCACTACAAAGTATAACTTTGCTACCTTTCTCCCCAAGTTTCTATTCCAAGAGTTCTCTAAATACGCTaacttgtttttcttaTGTACATCAGCTATTCAACAAGTGCCCCATGTCTCACCGACCAATAGATACACAACTATTGGTACTTTGTTAGTGGTTTTAATTGTGTCTGCCATGAAGGAATGTATCGAAGATATCAAGAGAGCCAATTCTGATAAAGAGTTAAATAATTCGACAGcagaaatattttcagaAGCACATGATGACTTTGTTGAGAAACGATGGATCGATATTCGTGTAGGTGACATAATCAGAGTTAAATCAGAGGAACCTATTCCTGCAGATACCATAATTCTATCTTCTTCCGAGCCAGAAGGTCTTTGCTATATTGAAACTGCGAACTTGGATGGTGAAACCAATTTGAAGATTAAACAGTCTAGAGTGGAAACTGCCAAATTTATCGATGCTAGAACCCTGAAGAACATGAAGGGAAAAGTTGTTTCCGAGCAACCAAACTCTAGCTTGTATACATATGAGGGTACTATGACATTGAATGATCTTCAAATACCGTTATCCCCTGAACAGATGATTTTGAGAGGTGCAACCCTGAGAAACACCGCCTGGATATTTGGTCTAGTTATTTTTACCGGTCACGAAACTAAATTAATGCGCAATGCTACTGCAACTCCAATTAAGAGAACCGCGGTCGAGAAAATCATTAACAGGCAGATTATTGCATTGTTCACGGTTTTAATTgtgttgattttgatttcttctattGGTAACGTTATTATGTCTACTGCAGACGCCAAACATTTGTCCTATCTTTATCTGGAAGGAACCAATAAAGCTGGcttattcttcaaagattttttaacATTTTGGATTCTATTTTCTAATTTAGTCCctatttctttatttgttACCGTTGAATTAATCAAATATTATCAAGCTTTTATGATTGGCTCAGATTTAGATTTGTACTATGAGAAAACTGATACACCAACCGTGGTTCGTACATCATCTTTGGTTGAAGAGCTTGGTCAGATTGAATATATCTTCAGTGACAAAACAGGAACTTTAACAAGAAATATCATGGAATTTAAATCATGCTCTATTGCGGGTCATTGTTATATTGATAAAATACCCGAAGATAAACATGCTACCGTCGAAGATGGAATTGAAGTTGGTTATagaaaatttgatgatttgaagaGAAAGCTAAATGATCCATCTGACGAGGATTCACCTATAATTAATGACTTCTTGACATTACTAGCTACATGTCATACTGTTATTCCAGAGTTCCAAAGCGATGGATCTATTAAATATCAAGCAGCTTCTCCAGATGAAGGCGCGCTTGTTCAAGGTGGTGCAGATTTGGGGTACAAGTTTATAATCCGTAAACCAAACTCTGTAACTGTATTACTAGAGGAAACTGGTgaggaaaaagaatatcaacTGCTAAACATTTGTGAGTTTAATTCTAcaaggaaaagaatgaGTTCCATATTTAGATTTCCGGATGGTTCaataaaacttttttgTAAAGGCGCAGATACTGTCATTTTAGAAAGATTGGACGATGAATCTAACCAATATGTGGAAGCTACAATGAGACATTTGGAAGATTATGCATCTGAAGGGTTGAGGACGTTATGTTTGGCCATGAGAGACATatctgaaaaagaatatgaagaatGGAATAATATTTACAATGAGGCCGCGACTACGTTAGATAACAGAGCAGAAAAGTTAGATGAGGCAGCAAATCTCATCGAGAAAAATCTGATATTGATCGGCGCGACCGCTATCGAAGATAAGTTACAGGATGGTGTCCCAGAGACTATCCATACGTTGCAAGAAGCGGGTATCAAAATCTGGGTTTTAACTGGTGACAGACAAGAAACTGCTATCAATATTGGTATGAGTTGCCGATTATTGAGTGAAGACATGAATTTGTTGATCATCAACGAGGAAACCAAAGCTGCAACTGAGAGAAATTTGCTGGAAAAGATTAATGCCCTCAATGAGCATCAATTGTCAGCACATGATATGAATACTTTAGCGCTCGTAATTGATGGTAAATCATTAAGCTTTGCCTTAGAACCAGAATTAGAAGATTACTTGTTAACTGTGGCGAAACTTTGTAAAGCAGTTATTTGTTGCCGTGTATCTCCACTGCAAAAGGCTTTAGTGGTTAAAAtggtaaaaagaaaatcatcTTCACTATTACTAGCTATCGGTGATGGTGCCAATGATGTTAGCATGATCCAAGCAGCTCATGTTGGTGTCGGTATTAGTGGTATGGAGGGTATGCAGGCTGCTCGTTCTGCTGACATAGCTGTCGGCCAATTCAAGTTTctaaaaaaactattacTGGTTCATGGTTCTTGGTCTTACCAAAGAATTTCTGTTGCAATTCTGTATTCCTTCTACAAGAATACAGCTTTATACATGACACAGTTCTGGTACGTTTTTGCCAATGCCTTTTCAGGTCAATCAATTATGGAGTCATGGACAATGAGTTTTTATAACTTGTTCTTCACTGTTTGGCCCCCATTTGTCATTGGTGTCTTCGATCAATTTGTTAGTAGTAGATTACTTGAACGTTATCCACAATTATACAAATTAGGACAGAAGGGTCAGTTTTTCTCTGTCTACATTTTTTGGGGGTGGATTATTAATGGTTTTTTCCATTCTGCAATAGTATTTATTGGCACCATACTGATTTATAGATACGGGTTTGCCTTAAATATGCATGGTGAACTAGCTGATCACTGGTCTTGGGGTGTAGCTGTTTACACTACAagtgttattattgttttagGGAAGGCTGCCTTAGTGACCAACCAATGGACGAAATTTACCTTAATCGCCATTCCTGGATCCTTCTTATTCTGGTTGATTTTCTTCCCAATCTATGCCTCTATATTTCCTCATGCCAATATTTCAAGAGAGTATTATGGTGTGGTTAAACACACTTATGGGTCCGGTGTATTTTGGCTAACTTTGATTGTTTTACCCATTTTTGCTTTGGTAAGGGACTTTTTATGGAAGTACTACAAAAGAATGTATGAACCAGAAACGTATCATGTTATTCAAGAAATGcaaaaatacaatatcAGTGATTCTAGACCGCACGTTCAGCAATTCCAAAATGCTATCAGGAAGGTGAGACAAGTGCAAAGgatgaaaaaacaaagaggATTTGCCTTCTCACAAGCAGAGGAAGGGggtcaagaaaaaattatcagAATGTATGATACTACCCAAAAGAGAGGTAAGTACGGTGAGTTACAAGATGCTTCGGCAAACCCATTCAGTGATAATAATGGGCTAGAAAGTAATGGCTTTGAAAGTCCTGAACCGTTCACTGAAAACCCGTTTGCGGATGACATTCAAAATCCAAATAGGTCCAATTCCTCGAGAGAcgatttttcatttgattTATAA